In Oryza sativa Japonica Group chromosome 2, ASM3414082v1, the following are encoded in one genomic region:
- the LOC4329523 gene encoding nuclear pore complex protein NUP62 — protein sequence MGEKVSEAAAGVEDQDGGVAAAGMDGIQYCSEHPYRPGAAAAAVAGGGICAFCLQEKLGRLVSSSKSSPFFPLGGHPPPSASPSSPPSFRRAAAVVAEPPPPLRSSSGASRKLIPFGRRKASSSSSSSSSSASVALAGGGLKRSKSVAPRPEEHYSSSASSVTAESPRKKSFWSFLYLSSSPYTHQAVTSTSYGANGGAAAAARRKSVSVASAAWASRGGSAAGAHEQQQPRAAATSSVSGRRLEAIGEPESPSQVSSSSSFGRKVARSRSVGCGSRSFSGDFLERISNGFGDCTLRRVESQREPKPNKMRALGHLGGGGGGGADDDDDDDDVYQHQHRIKCAGFFGGMGPTPSYWLSAAEGAATAGGVGGARKLGGRSHRSWAWTALASPMRALRPTSSTTTTTTKTITAVHSSHVVAHSNGSTPAAALSISSPVPASSTAATD from the coding sequence ATGGGGGAGAAGGtgagtgaggcggcggcgggagtggaggatcaggacggcggcgtcgcggcggcggggatggatgGCATTCAGTACTGCAGCGAGCATCCCTACCGgcctggggcggcggcggcggcggtcgccggtGGAGGGATATGCGCCTTCTGCCTGCAGGAGAAGCTGGGGAGGCTGGTGTCGTCGTCCAAGTCCAGCCCCTTCTTCCCCCTCGGCGGCCACCCTCCGccgtccgcctcgccgtcgtcgccgccgtccttccgccgcgccgcggcggtggtggcggagcccccgccgccgctccgctcctccTCGGGCGCCTCCCGCAAGCTGATCCCGTTCGGCAGGAGGaaggcgtcgtcgtcgagctcctcctcgtcctcctccgcgtcGGTGGcgctggccggcggcgggctgaaGCGGAGCAAGTCGGTGGCGCCGCGGCCCGAGGAGCACtactcgtcgtcggcgtcgtccgtGACGGCGGAGAGCCCGCGGAAGAAGAGCTTCTGGTCCTTCCTCTACCTCTCCTCGTCGCCTTACACGCACCAGGCCGTCACCTCCACGTCGTACGGCGCCaacggtggcgccgccgccgccgcgaggaggaAGTCGGTGtccgtggcgtcggcggcgtgggCGTCGAGGGGTGGCTCCGCTGCCGGCGCgcatgagcagcagcagccacgggcggcggcgacctcttCGGTGTCGGGGCGGAGGCTGGAGGCCATCGGCGAGCCGGAGAGCCCGAGCcaggtgtcgtcgtcgtcgtccttcgGGCGGAAGGTGGCGCGGTCGCGCTCCGTCGGGTGCGGCAGCCGCAGCTTCTCCGGCGACTTCCTGGAGCGCATCTCCAACGGCTTCGGCGACTGCACGCTCCGGCGCGTCGAGTCCCAGCGCGAGCCCAAGCCCAACAAGATGCGCGCGCTCGGCCacctgggcggcggcggtggcggcggcgccgacgatgacgacgacgacgacgacgtgtaCCAGCACCAGCACCGGATCAAGTGCGCGGGGTTCTTCGGCGGCATGGGCCCCACTCCCTCCTACTGGCTCTCCGCGGCAGAGGgcgctgccaccgccggcggcgtcggcggcgcgaggaagttGGGCGGCCGGAGCCACCGGAGCTGGGCGTGGACGGCGCTGGCCAGCCCGATGAGGGCGCTGAGGCCGAcgagctccaccaccaccaccaccacgaagACCATCACGGCCGTGCATTCCAGCCACGTCGTCGCGCACAGCAACGgcagcacgccggcggcggcattgtcCATATCATCCCCTGTGCCAGcatcgtcgacggcggcgacggattGA